The sequence AGAAACTGAAGGAAGTCCTCGCCGAAGTCGCGCCAGAAGCCGCCGACGAGATCGCCACCACCGATGGTGAAATGGCCTCGAACCGCTTCGAGAAGCTCATCAACATCAAGGATCGCGGCCAGATCTTCCGCGTCGATGTCGATACCATCGAGCGCATCGACGCCGCCGGCGATTACATGTGCATCTATACCGGCGACAACACGCTGATCCTGCGCGAGACGATGAAGGACCTCGAAAAGCGCCTTGATCCGCGCCGCTTCCAGCGGGTCCACCGCTCGACGATCGTCAATCTCGATCTGGTCAAGCAGGTCAAGCCGCACACCAACGGCGAATGCTTCCTGGTGCTCGATTCGGGGGCCAGCGTGAAGGTCAGCCGCTCGTACCGCGACGTGGTGGCACGCTTCGTTCACTGATCGCCTAAATCCTCCCCGGAGGGGGAGGGGGACCGCGAAGCGGTGGAGGGGGCTTGCCCCAAACGATACCGCTCGTGGCGAACCCCCTCCGTCAGCCTTTGGCTGCCACCTCCCCCTCCGGGGCAGGATCAAAGCACCCAACCCTACCCTATCCAGGGGATAGCCACCGCCCGCCGCCCAGCTATCGCCATCTCCTGAACTATCAGGGGATGGCCGATGCGTTTCAGGGATATCATTGCCGCAATCGGCCTGATCGCGGCGACATTGTTTTCGGGCG is a genomic window of Sphingomonas sp. containing:
- a CDS encoding response regulator, producing the protein MTIRTILVDDEPLAIQGLELRLQEHEDVEIIDKCSNGREAIRSIKTHKPDLVFLDIQMPGFDGFSVVQGLMEVEPPLFVFVTAYSDHAIRAFEAQAMDYLMKPVEPARLADTLDRVRQRLTEKRGVEEVEKLKEVLAEVAPEAADEIATTDGEMASNRFEKLINIKDRGQIFRVDVDTIERIDAAGDYMCIYTGDNTLILRETMKDLEKRLDPRRFQRVHRSTIVNLDLVKQVKPHTNGECFLVLDSGASVKVSRSYRDVVARFVH